TGGTGGAATCGGATTTTCTGTATTTTGTGCGTTGTCCATAATGTTTCCGTATATGCTGCGTGTGCAGATGAGGCATTATACCGCATTGGCAGGTTAAGGATTTTTAAAAGGCAGACATAGTTTCACTTTATCGGCATAAAGTTTCAGACGGCCTTTATTTTGTCAGTCAAACAACTCGCCTTGTGCCTGCTCTTTGGTCACACGTACGTCGGTTTCGCCGTCGGCAAAAGTGATGTGCAGTTTTTGACCTTGTTTCAACGTATCGGCATTGCGGATGACTTGTCCGCGAGTGTTTTTGACGACCGAGAAGCCGCGTTCCAGAATATGCTGCGGCGATACGGCTTCGAGCAATGCGGCTTGGGCGGTCAGGCTTTGACGGCGGTGGGCAAGCAGCTGGCGGAAGGAATGCGACAAGGCCGTCTGAAAGTGGGTGATATTGTTTTTGTAAACGGAAACATCAGGACGGCAATGTTTCAGGGTTTGGGTTTGGCGTTCAAAACGGGTGGTATGTGCGCGGAGGTTTTGCGTCATCGAGTAAGACAGTATCTGCGCCAGCTTGCTGATTGAGGCACGCTGCTCGTCAAGTTTTTGGCGCGGATGACGGATTTGCCGCGCCAGCCAGTCGAGTTTTTGGCTGGCATCGAAATAGCGTTGTTCCAAAACGGTTTTCAGACGGCCTTGCGCTTGGGCGAGGCGGTGTAACGATTCTTGGCGGTTGGGACTGACCAATTCTGCCGCGCCGGTCGGTGTGGGCGCACGCACGTCGGCGACGAAATCGGCGAGCGTGAAATCGGTTTCGTGTCCCACGCCGCTGACGAAGGGAATCGCGCAGGCTTCGATGGCACGCACGACCGGTTCTTCGTTAAACGCCCACAAATCTTCGATGCTGCCGCCGCCGCGACAGACAATCAGTACATCGCATTCGGCGCGTTGCGATGCGGTTTTAATCGCTTGGGCAATTTGCAACTCGCTGCCTGTGCCTTGAACGGGTGTCGGATAAACGATAACGGGGATTTCGGGCGCGCGGCGGTTTAAGGTGGTTACGACATCGCGCAAAGCCGCCGCTGCCAGACTGGTGACGATGCCGATACATTGCGGACGGGCAGGCAACGGTTTTTTGCGTTCCGACGCAAACGCGCCTTCCGCCTGCAACTGCGCCTTCAACCGCTCGTAGGCTTCGTAAAGCTGCCCCAAACCTTTGAGCCGCACCTCGTTTACGGTAATTTGAAATTCGCCCCGCGCTTCATAAATGCTGATTTTTCCTGATACTTCGATATGGTCGCCTTCTTTCAAAGGCTTCGCCAAGCGCATGGCCGCACCCTTAAACATCGCGCAACGCACCTGCGCGCGGCTGTCTTTGAGCGAGAAATAATAATGTCCGCTGGCGGCACGGGTCAGGTTGGATACTTCACCGGCAATCCACAAGCCTGCAAGATGGTCTTCCAGCAAGGCTTTGGCAATGGCGTTGAGTTCGGATACGGAAATGGAGGAGGGCGCGAAAAGTTCGGACATCACGAAACAGGAAAAATTTGGGAAAGCTGAATTATAAGGGTTTTAGAGCCATTCGTTGTATTCGTTTTCATGAAACTTGCGCCCTTTGTTTTAATATTATCAAAGCCGCATGTTCAGACGGCCTTGTCTGGGCGGGCTTGTGTTATATTATCGTTTGATTTTCGCTTCAAAAGCCGTGCGTATGCCCAAACTCCACCAAATTATCGAACGCCATTGGCAATCCCCCAATCCGTTTTTGTCTTTGCTGTTAAAACCATTGTCCAAGCTGTTTGCCAAAGTTGCAGCGAAACGGCGTGATGATTTTGTTTCAGGCCGTCTGAAAAGCGAAAAATTGCCTGTGCCTGTGGTGGTGGTCGGCAATATCCATGCAGGCGGAACAGGGAAAACGCCGATAGTCGCCGCGCTGGTGTCGGGTTTGCAGGAAAAGGGCGTTAAGGTCGGCATCATCAGCCGAGGTTACGGGCGCAAGAGCAAGGCGGTTCATGTATTGAATACAGCCAGCAGTGCGGCAGATGCAGGCGACGAGCCTTTATTGCTGTTTCGCCAAACCGGTGCGCCGACGGCGGTAGGCAGCAGCCGTGTAGAAGCAGGCAGGGCATTGCTTGCGGCGCATCCGGAGCTTGAATTGATTGTGGCCGACGACGGCTTGCAACATTATGCCTTGCAACGCGATATGGAAATTGCCGTATTCCCGGCGGCAGATACTGGTCGCACCAATTTGGATTTACTGCCCAACGGCAGCTTGCGCGAACCTTTGTCTCGGTTGGCTTCCGTTGATGCGGTCGTCGTCAGCGGGGGGCAAGCAGATACGGCATTCAGGCCGTCTGAAAATATGTTTGCCAGCCATATTGAAACAGGGCAGATTCACCGTTTGAACAGGCCGTCTGAAAAATTGGATTTGGCGGGTTTGGGAAGTCAAACCGTCGCCGCCGTCGCCGGTATCGCCAAGCCGGAGCGTTTTTTTAATACGTTGCAAAGCATGAATATTGCTTTAAAACAAACCGTTGCCTTGCCTGATCATGCAGATATTACGGCCGCGGATTTACCGAATGCAGATGTGGTGATTATCACGGAAAAGGATGCGGTCAAATTTTCAGACGGCCACGGCCTGAATCATGTGTGGGTCTTGCCTGTTTATGCGATAATTGAGCCGGACTTAGCGGCGTTTGTATCCGCGAATGTTTCAATCTAAATGCTTATAGATGTTTTACAGATGTTTTAAAGATGATCTTCAAACTACGCGATAGGAGCAAATCATGAATTTAGAACCTGTATTCACAAAAATGATAAAATATCTTTATGACTAGGAAATCCTACCCAACAGACTTAACAGATGCCCAATGGCAAGCGATTG
This genomic interval from Neisseria flavescens contains the following:
- the lpxK gene encoding tetraacyldisaccharide 4'-kinase, which encodes MPKLHQIIERHWQSPNPFLSLLLKPLSKLFAKVAAKRRDDFVSGRLKSEKLPVPVVVVGNIHAGGTGKTPIVAALVSGLQEKGVKVGIISRGYGRKSKAVHVLNTASSAADAGDEPLLLFRQTGAPTAVGSSRVEAGRALLAAHPELELIVADDGLQHYALQRDMEIAVFPAADTGRTNLDLLPNGSLREPLSRLASVDAVVVSGGQADTAFRPSENMFASHIETGQIHRLNRPSEKLDLAGLGSQTVAAVAGIAKPERFFNTLQSMNIALKQTVALPDHADITAADLPNADVVIITEKDAVKFSDGHGLNHVWVLPVYAIIEPDLAAFVSANVSI
- the xseA gene encoding exodeoxyribonuclease VII large subunit, which gives rise to MSELFAPSSISVSELNAIAKALLEDHLAGLWIAGEVSNLTRAASGHYYFSLKDSRAQVRCAMFKGAAMRLAKPLKEGDHIEVSGKISIYEARGEFQITVNEVRLKGLGQLYEAYERLKAQLQAEGAFASERKKPLPARPQCIGIVTSLAAAALRDVVTTLNRRAPEIPVIVYPTPVQGTGSELQIAQAIKTASQRAECDVLIVCRGGGSIEDLWAFNEEPVVRAIEACAIPFVSGVGHETDFTLADFVADVRAPTPTGAAELVSPNRQESLHRLAQAQGRLKTVLEQRYFDASQKLDWLARQIRHPRQKLDEQRASISKLAQILSYSMTQNLRAHTTRFERQTQTLKHCRPDVSVYKNNITHFQTALSHSFRQLLAHRRQSLTAQAALLEAVSPQHILERGFSVVKNTRGQVIRNADTLKQGQKLHITFADGETDVRVTKEQAQGELFD